A genome region from Brassica oleracea var. oleracea cultivar TO1000 chromosome C2, BOL, whole genome shotgun sequence includes the following:
- the LOC106326475 gene encoding LOW QUALITY PROTEIN: peroxidase 7 (The sequence of the model RefSeq protein was modified relative to this genomic sequence to represent the inferred CDS: deleted 2 bases in 1 codon): MKLTVVSAVILVVVFVAWPVSAGGSGHEEEEDDTKSWFPLDNLLSLNYYDKSCPNFEKIVDTKVRQWTKSDPSLGPALLRLLFHDCGVTGCDASVLLDHEGSERKSPASKTLRGFELIDDIKSEMEKSCPKLVSCADILAAATRSATYQLGGPYWPNAYGRQARDITGLLETFQSYGLNVLDLVILSGAHTIGKAYCGTIQSRLYNFNATHGTDPSIDPKFADYLRRKCRWAAETVYLDVETPVVFDNQYYINLQKNMGVLTTDQELVKDPRTAPLVQAFPEQPAQMFRHQFAVSMAKLVNVGVITAEDRIGEIRRVCSKSNSRPY, from the exons ATGAAGTTGACCGTGGTCTCAGCTGTCATCCTAGTCGTGGTTTTTGTGGCATGGCCGGTATCAGCTGGAGGATCCGGACACGAGGAGGAGGAGGATGATACGAAGTCATGGTTTCCTTTGGACAATCTATTATCGCTGAATTATTATGACAAGAGTTGCCCAAATTTCGAAAAAATCGTCGATACCAAAGTGAGGCAATGGACAAAGAGTGACCCTTCCCTTGGTCCTGCCCTCCTCAGACTTCTCTTCCACGATTGCGGAGTCACG GGATGTGATGCGTCGGTTCTTCTAGACCACGAAGGATCAGAGAGAAAATCTCCGGCGAGCAAAACCCTAAGAGGCTTTGAGCTAATCGATGATATCAAGTCCGAGATGGAGAAATCCTGCCCCAAATTAGTCTCATGTGCCGACATCCTAGCGGCAGCTACCCGCTCCGCCACCTACCAACTCGGCGGTCCTTACTGGCCCAACGCCTACGGACGTCAGGCC CGTGACATCACTGGCCTTCTCGAGACATTTCAGTCTTACGGACTCAACGTCCTCGACCTTGTCATCCTTTCCGGGGCCCACACCATCGGAAAAGCATACTGTGGAACCATCCAATCGAGGCTTTACAACTTCAACGCAACACATGGAACTGATCCGTCCATTGATCCTAAATTCGCAGATTACTTGAGGCGCAAGTGTCGCTGGGCCGCAGAGACGGTTTACCTAGACGTGGAGACTCCGGTAGTATTCGATAATCAGTATTACATCAATCTTCAGAAGAATATGGGAGTCTTGACCACCGATCAGGAGCTTGTGAAGGACCCGAGGACCGCTCCGCTTGTACAGGCTTTCCCGGAGCAGCCGGCTCAGATGTTCAGACATCAGTTTGCTGTGTCGATGGCTAAGCTGGTCAATGTCGGTGTCATCACTGCTGAAGATCGTATTGGAGAGATCAGGAGGGTTTGCAGCAAATCTAACTCCAGACCTTACTGA